The Topomyia yanbarensis strain Yona2022 chromosome 3, ASM3024719v1, whole genome shotgun sequence nucleotide sequence gcataaccccaattccaaggcgtgaagcgacccgtgccgagggatgagtgatcgagggggtgaaaaagatgctcgatcgttaacggagcctgtggggtacctgggcaacccccacagtaagcgtcccttaccacgctaatgcggagctctggcgtggcggacatatatttctcgcgctactcgtgggactatacatggagacaaacaaaaataaaaacaaacagacggaggtgccaaaccccttcgcaagaggtggtttggcgaggtctcccccccccgtggggagagtagtggagcgatgagtgctgcatccgaaagcaccagtgaccccccagcagcggtaggcaatatccctaccaatgcatcggaggggccaatagctgcgatgcgcaaagtagcgaagcaactcgattctataatcgacttcgctagcgcaaagcagaacatagccaaggagttgaagttgagcctcttggagctccggaaagctgttcgtgtcgcaagacaggaacagcaggcctatgttgagagggtggaatgtcgggagaggcccgacagagaaacccagacagtggcctccaatagggaggaaagagagaaggtcgatagaggttcacagacagtggcctttaccttctacggagcagccacgtcgatcggagcggcgactgagttcccctcgaagggaaaaggaaagggcaatcgcaagacggcatcgaatgcgaagcgccctaggaagtcgccaggcgagggtgccaaaaccgacaccactcggcgtgcaaccgtcaaggtcaaacgccgcctgggtgaggtaagcgagggcgagagtgacctcgctgtggagagcgatggtaccagcaacccggcacgaccggggcaggggggctcaaacccctggacgctggtcaccaagaaaaagccggcaccgaaatcggaggtaccgcggcctgtgaggaaggccaaggacagaggcgaagccttgtggttgaaaaccgacaaggacaaatacgccgatgtccttaaatcgatgaaggcggccgaaagcctctcggcccttgggcaggatgtgcgtagcgtaagacgcaccaacacgggagagatgctcctgatgctgaagcgaggcgcacaatcaagtgcagtatataaggccttggcccaagaggtccttggtgagggcgcccaaatcaggtcgctaggtgcggaaacaactctccagtgcaagcacttggacgagttcacgacagcagaagacgtcgtcgcagccgtcaaggagcactgcggcgtcacaatcgagcgggcctctgtgcgattgagagacggaccctctggcacccaagtagcctacctcaggctactgaatgcggatgccaaaaaggtaaccgagaaagggaagctgaagatcggctggtcggtatgccctattagtataccccagccgccttcagtggacaggtgctatcggtgcctagaatccggccataaagcatacgaatgcaaaggcatagataggaacaagctatgtcgtcgctgcggcgaggaggggcataaagagcgggggtgcactaaggcatataagtgccttatctgcaccgctaagaagcaagcccataaacatgctatgggcggaccttcgtgtcccttcggcgagttaaacaagaagaagccgtgagagtcacacagctaaatcttaaccattgtgcagcagcccaacagctgctgtggcagtcggtctaggagtcgaggacagatgtcgccctcttatcagacccgtacagcatccctgccggcaacggcaattgggtgtcggacggatctggaatggtggcaatctgtacaacgggaaggttcccggttcaagaggtaatacacccctccgccgagggtgtggcgattgccaagatcaatggtgtgttctattgcagctgctacgccccaccaaggtggccaatagaacagttctaccagatgatcgacaggctctcgtcggacctcgtgggccggaaaccggtagtaatagcgggagacttcaacgcttgggcagtggagtggggcagccgctgtacaaatagcaggggtcaagcgctaatggaagcgtttgcgaaactcgatactgtgctagctaatgatggctccgctagtacattccgtagaaacggagtggaggcgtggattgatttgacctttgccagcccgagtctggctccaggcatggaatggagggtagacgaaggctacacccatagcgatcatttagcaatccgctttaagatcaactatggtgtgcagcatccgagggcgggagatccctgtcaggtacgcgggtggaagtccaatcacttcgacagcgaagctttcaccgcggccctgggactggaggccaacaccgacagtctaagcggggatgcgctggtagctgttctatcacgcgcgtgcgacgccactatgccgagaaaaacactgccaagaaacggtagatgcccggtatactggtggagtgccgagattgcagctctacggtcagcctgtctcagagctagacgtaggatgcaaagagctcgcaccgaggatgcaagagagaaccgccgtgaagtgtttcgagctgcgaaattagcccttaacaaggctattaaaagcagcaagagagcgtgtttcgacaacctgtgtgagagtgccaacgcgaatccgtggggtgacgcctaccggatcgtgatggccaagaccaaagggggctcctcacccccagaacggtctccggaccggttggcaacgattatcgaagtactcttcccgtctcgagccacaagcccctggccacctgcactacgagacagtgcgggcacggtcgaaatggtggctccagtgacgaacgaagaactactcgcagtggctaaatccctagcaatgaacaaagctctagggccggatggagttccgaacaacgctctcaaggcagcgatcatagcgaacccgaacatgttcaggctagctatgcagagatgccttgacgagtgccgtttccccgatagatggaaaaggcagaaactggtgctgttgccgaagcccgggaagccgccaggcgacccatcggcgtacagaccaatctgtctgatagacacgactggcaaactgcttgagaggatcatcctcaacaggctcaccccgtacgcggaaggtacggacggtctgtcaagcaaccagtttggctttcggaagggtaagtccacagtggacgctctcaactcagtgataaatactgccgagatagcgatccaacgaaaaaggcgaggtattcgatactgtgcgttagtgacacttgacgtgaagaacgcattcaacagcgcaagctgggatgccatcgcgctctcgttacaccggcttagcctaccggtgggtctgtaccggatcctggaaagttacttccaaaaccgcgtactgctatacgagaccgatgccggtcagaaaagggttccgattaccgccggagtcccgcagggctcgatcctaggcccggtgctatggaacctcatgtatgacggggttctgggactgaagttccctcctggggtcaagatcgtcggctttgccgacgacgtaagcttggaggtctacggggagtcaatttctgaggtagaactaaccgcagaacacgcgattagcacggtggaggaatggatgagcgcgagaggcctggagctcgctcatcataagacggaggtagttatcgtcaacaaccgcaagtcggcacaacatgcagttatccatgtgggagaagtcgcgatcacttcacagcgaagtctgaagtctctcggagtcattatagacgacaaactgaccttcggcagccatgtcgactacatgtgcaagagagcgtcgactgctgttgcggcactatcgagaatgatgtccaacagctcaaaggtgtgtgccagtagacgtaggttactggcaggcgttgccgtatccatcctcaggtacggcggcccgtcatggtcaagagcactgagggtaaccagttacctacagaaactggagagcacctaccgcgtgatgtgcctcagagtgatatctgcctaccgcacggtatcacacgatgcatactgcgtgatagcgagcatgatgccagtcgggctggtcattcgggaagatgaggagtgctttgagctacgtggaaattggggagcccgcgagcgcaccagggtgacctcggtcgccagatggcagcgtgagtgggacaactcatcgaaaggtaggtggacccaccggctgatacctagcatatcgagctgggtgggaagaccccatggggaagttcacttccacctgacacaattcctgtcaggccatggctgtttccgtcagtacctccacaggttcggacacgcggaggtcccagtctgcccggactgcccaggtgtagatgaaactgccgaacacatactgttcgtatgtcatcggttcgacgtcgaaagaagagcaatgcttgacgtctgtggctgggacacaaccccggatacccttattcagcggatgtgtcaaacggtggagaagtggaacgcagtctcggctgctaccatccagattgacagtaggctacaggtaatctggcgaaccgagcaacagacggcgggcacggctaactagtgattggttagttggagcgaaaaaggccaagcgcaaaataagagagtgaatggtctgttcatgccgaggtaggttggcgcagcgaatggcaaccgcgtaaggggtaaacccagccaccccgaagcaagacagaagagtgagtgtataggcgtataagtggactgcctcatgccaagacgggagggtcgtagcgtagtatgttggaactaagctatcgatgcctcatggcgtggcagaggagtgaaagggtgagcatccaagtcagtctcacactgcatgttaagggtgagcataaaagtcagcctcacaggttggtagaggctagcacaaaagtcagcctagcaaggaatgaaaaaggtgagcacaaaagtcagcctcgcatggtatgtcagaagtgggcctaagaaaaatgtcccacatgggatgccagagggagtgacaaaggtacaatagagtggcacgattgagagtgaatcaggtgatagggtgagcacccaagtcagcctcacatggatgggtagggcgagcacaaaagtaagcctagcaaggaatgagtaaggtgagcacacaagtcagcctcgcatggaacgtaaaaggtgagcacaaaagtcagcctcatgtgggagtgtttgagagtgaatcaaagtgtgattgagagagcacccaagtaagcctcatacaggatgtatgatcgcgtgagtgagagtgaatgagtacatttagtacagccatccccccagaagtaataccgagaggtagttcctgggaggaatgatggcggagcccaatggagtttagtcggtattaatggctggtcaccattcgagtccgacacgcccccgtgtggtagattggaccctaccgttagcacgtgtactgggctaggacataaaggtcttctccattgtaaaaaaaaaaaaagactacCCTTGCTTGGAGGTTGTGTTGGCATACAATGGTGTATGGTCGTGATTTAGGAAATGCTTAAGGGTCGTATGTGTATGGCCTAGTATGGCCGTGCAtgtatgaaatttgttttttttttgtcgcaCTGAACCCCTTAAAGTATGCACAATAAGGAAACGAAGCCCTCCAGGTGTAGTCATATAATACGCTGGGTGACAGGCATAGTCATGCACTGcgcatgtgctgcgagcgatggcatcataagacacagtccgaacttattgaaaattccttacgctggtctgcactgcaagcgacaggcagagtcatgcactacgcatgtactgcgagcgatggcatcataagacacagtccaaacttattgaaaattccttacgctggtctgcactgcaagcgacaggcagagtcatgcactacgcatgtactgcgagcgatggcatcataagacacagtccgaacttattgaaaataccagcgtaggtaaaaagttgcttacgctggtctgcactgcaagcgacaggcagagtcatgcactacgcatgtactgcgagcgatggcatcataagacacagtccgaacttattgaaaataccagcgtaggtaaaaagttgcttacgctggtctgcactgcaagcgacaggcagagtcatgcactacgcatgtactgcgagcgatggcatcataagacatagtccgaacttattgaaaataccagcgtaggtaaaaagttgcttacgctggtctgcactgcaagcgacaggcagagtcatgcactacgcatgtactgcgagcgatggcatcataagacacagtccgaacttattgaaaataccagcgtaggtaaaaagttgcttacgctggtctgcactgtcGAATTCGTGGAAAACATGATTTTCCGACTATTCGGGGTACCGGAGATCATGCTCACGGACAATGGATCGCAGTTCGTCTCAAAAACTTTTAAGAGTCTGCTGGAGGCTTATCAAGTGTCCCACTGGCTAACCCCTGCATTCCACCCTCAGGTCAACAACACCGAAAGGGTGAATCGCGTCATTACGACGGCACTTCGGGCAACTTTAAAAAAAGGCCACAATCATTGGGCAGACGATGTTCAGGAAATCGCCAACGCAATCCGTAACGCAGTTCATGACTCCACGAAGTACAGCCCGTACTTTGTCGTTTTTGGTTGGAACAAGATTTCGGACGGAAGGGAGCACGGTTACGTAAGGGACAACTATCAGCCAAGCGCGGATGACGACAATTCTGTTTCCGATAGACGGAAGAAATTGTTCGAGGAAGTGCGAACCAATCTGACCATGGCGTACCAAAAACACGCTAAAACATACAACCTTCGATCAAATGCTAAATGTGCTTCTTATATAGTGGGGGAGAAGGTGCTGAAGCAAACCTTTGACCTTTCTGACAAGGGGAAAGGGTTTTGCAAAAAGCTAGCGCCCAAGTACGAATCGGCTGTTGTGCGGAAGGTACTTGGCTCCAATACCTATGAATTGGTAGATCTTGCGGGAAAAGATTTGGGGTCTACTTCGCTAATCGGCTGAAAAAGTTGCACTCTTCTCATCTAAACAATTAAGTGAACAAATTCGAGCTATGTACCTCCGCAAGGAGCAACCACACTATACGATGAGTAAGAAAATACCCTTCAGGTTAAAAGCAGCTTACGGCCAATCTTGATGAACTCGTTCAAGGAAGTCCTCGAACGGACTTGCTACTGAGATACCAATATTGTGCCTAAACAAACAGAAAATCCTCTTAGCTATGAATAAGCTTTTGCGAAGTGACAAAGAATGGATGATTCATGAAAACACCAAAAATAGGTAAACAAAACCGACATAGCAAACCGGTTTAGAACCGCGAAACATAATCCATCAGCGATGGTCAATTGTAAATGATAAATTTGTAAATAGTTAATTGCCTAGTTTCTAAACCCTTATACTAGTATTAGTCTTTATTCTAAGTTAGTAATTAATTCTAAACTCTCACAGTTTTTCCAACGATGGTCGAAACCCTTTTAGCATCCTACCTTCCTTCTGAGGGAATGTTTGTTGGTGACGTCATCGATGTACATTTGTATATAGCAGCATGAAATTTAGCTTAGGGTATTGGTTGTTTCAATTGTGTTCGTCTTCCTGTAcatataaaaaattaatttagtttttcattcaaaaatactTACTTTATTCCTCTTTTTATTTTGAGCGCGAATCACGCAGCAGCTTATTCGGGTGGGCGACAGATCAAAATCTTTTTCTCGCATTTCTATGAACCTATCCTTCCTTAGTAATCCTGCATCCTTTAAATCCAATTCCGTTCGATCCTAAACCGTGCCACTCCCGTCCCATCCAGTAGAAAACTCCTTCCGTGCTTCATTGGTATTTATCCCGTTAAATCTTGCATTTCATAGCCTTTCCATTTGTATTCTATTAGTTTCAATATAACTCCAGTTCCATATCCTATACGATCCTTctcttttgagattttttttcacaaaattattagTAATCCATTTAAATGTGTCCTTTCCTATTTCCGATCCTTTCTCCCATTTTCTCCGTTTATATCCTTTACGTTAATTCATCGATTGTTGATCCTCCACTTTTCGATTTTTATCATCCTGAACAGTTCCATGACCATCCACATTAAATCCCCGTCCTATATGCAGATATCCTACCCGATCCTCCATTTTCCCAAGCGAGCTGGTACCGTTCTCCCCGACAGCCGATGGTTCGTCTACCTGGAATAAAAAAGCCAACACACAACTTTACACCTGATAGGGAACGATTACAAAATTGCACTCTCCTCCAGCGAAGTCCACCTGTAAAATTCCCGTCACTTTTCCACGAATTAAATTTAGTATCGACCGTATTTTCCGTTTTCCTATTGTGAGGAAAATACATCCACGCGCCAGCGATTCCACGACGACTTTGTTTCATTTTGACGTTTCGGTTGAAGGTGTTGTGGAAATCGTATGTATGATAGACCGGTTGAGTTCGCGTGTCGGAATTCAGCGCGTAGTTGGATTCTGATGCGCGTAGTGTGCAAGGGGCGAGTGAATGATTTTGTTACTATAGTGTTTAATTTTTCTTGGAGAATTTTGTTGTCGGAGTAAGTCTGGCGTTTAAAAATTCTCTTAAGAAGCAAGTTTCGTTCCAAGCGTGCAGTAAGCTAAAATCGCAGAGATTTATTTCTGTGGCAGTGAATTGCCAGCTTGGACAGTATATGTTTTGGAGGGAAAGTAGTGTCCTGTGATCTCGCAATATGCTGGGGTAAGCACAGCAATCTGAACCTACTAGTTATGGTTTTCACTAAGGTGAATTATTTCGTGAACATTGTTTTCGTTAATCGGTTCGTCCTGGTGTAGACgacaatgttccagtttatttTCGTGCGCTTGTTCAAAGTTTGTCGACaactttgaatttaagccatttTAATGTTGTATGTTTTGAATGTGGAATAAGTGGGATGAATGAGTGAGGAGTATGAATGGATTTCACAGTCACCAACGATTGTCGGTCAGAACATTCTTCGCGTCTCTGTTTTTATTGATTGGTTATCGAAGGCGTTACAGTATAGTTTTGTTAGGCATTGAGTTATATTCTGTGAAGCTACAAGTAAACTTTTGCTGGAGACTGGAGACGAAAGTCGATGAGAGTCAATAGCAGACTTCATCCGTAATAGACGAAGTGCTGTAAACAGAGAACGAGCCAATCCCTATTGGCGATGACCATATATGACCCCGAATGTTGAAAATAGTTTCCGAATATGACTTGTTTGAcctacgaaaatttgattggttATTGCAATGTCCATTTCAAtgccaatcaaattttcgtactTTTAGCAGGGAATGATGTAACGAGGACGTTAATTGTAAATAATTAAATGTATATAGATTTGTAAATATTAGTACGTATGCGTAAATTGTTATTTGTTCTAAATTGTTTATTATGCATGGTATCCATATTATCAATTTAAACCATGGAGAAATGGTCGCAAAATCGAGTTGCTACGGTAGCGCGAGAGAGACTTCTTTAAAATAGACTTGCTATAATCCACTTGAGTTACCACCGTTCTTCGCACGCGCCAGGTTGGCCCCGATACCATCCGGAACCACTCTCTAGTCGAACTCTGGTTGATTGAATTGGCGGTTTGGACTTTGCCAGTGATGATAACAACCCGCAAGTGTAATCTTCGTTTCGGAATAAATTCGCATTAGCCGTTCCGGATTATCTTTAGCTCGTATAGCACGCGGATCATCGACGCGGACGGACTGTGTCTCCAGCTAGCTTGCTTCCTTCCTGCTTCTCCCGAGGGGTCTCACTAGGCCGGGCAGCTCTATAACAGGTGGGTGGTCTCTCAACTGAGAGTGGCGCATAAACCACCCACTTACCTACCTCGGAAGCTCGTTAGGCTGGCCAGTTACAAATCTTAAGAAAGTATCTTTATACCGTGagatttaaccaattttctctgaaagtattatataacatggggtctactattaatattagattcaaactcaactgatcttgtccgattcagaaattccaatcgatttgaaaatactgtgattttaaacaatttgaggcggatcgaaatgttgttggccagttatcatgatttgaaaaatatagttGCAAGAAAGTTGCACACGTTTTCCATCCCCGGTTTTTGAATGATgtctataaacaaattcattcacACCGATCACTCGAAACCTTTTATGctatactttttttttatttgtttgtatcaagaaaattaaagggttgtgtacaggacacgaccacggtgacattaaaaacttagctttttcaagagcgtgcaaatgaattttatttatcacacatatcgactcacattcttgttcactcgcctgttttcatatgttacaatttgctatataccctccccattaaaacataatttattgaaggtcttttaacggtaatctatcatttaatcaagtatctcactaggtgattggcattatttggctgatccatctagtaaaaataggctggtctgtccagaaaatatattcaaaagaaaagttccatattgagagctgtgacgaggaagcccacgcccaccaacggaaatatacagattctccatgaaatatgaaatttcattttccatttaaattttcaataatgtactaatgaacttaagtaaacaatcttaaggttaagcatttcttgatcgattagtggtggaaaaatgaaattatttgataaattacattgttatgcaacgttcgcactaccagttaaaacgggtttttatgctatcttggtgacatttttcttgttgctaattattaaaacgtgttataactctgtagtgtaaacattgtattattaaaccaattctgcagcgttttatgttatactagctaatacccatcgcgcgtcgctgcgattttcaactaatagtacacaaacacgccccataacaaatacctactgtgtataattttttacggaaatcggttaagccgtttgggagtctataaatcatatacatacaaactttgacttttatataatACTAGCTAAAGCCCATCGCGCGTTGCaacgactttcaacgaaataagaggaaaacacaatttgttccgaagcgctatctggcgggcagataatctccaaccaatagcacacaaacacgctccataacaaatgcctactacgtataaatttttacggcaatcggctaagccgtttgggagtccataaatcatatacatacaaacattgacttttatatatatatatatatatatatatatatatatatatatatatatatatatatatatatatatatatatatatatatatatatatataaatatatatatatatatatatatatatatatatatatatatatatatatatatatatatatatatatatatatatatatatatatatatatatatatatatatatatatatatatatatatatatatatatatatataatagatagatagataggtgttttatgtggtaataggactgacataattatattttcagtacagcggtttgttttataatttaaaacagatttattttaaaatttaaattagtatacccaaccgttctatttgttgtatactttaaaacacaattagaactgtgttttaaatacatagggtagaacagatattctgactggataaaaaaaacaattttaagtccagtaacgcttaagacatggcttgaatttgaatcgaaaaagaacacccgcttaaactgctgctgggacggtaagttctgttttaaaattttccgttgtgtgcagtacgaaacaaaagtgtttgaaattagaaaacaaaaagttctgctgggaatgtgattgtttccgatgcaattacactcagatttttcacacaGGGGAtgcaggccgtgtaaatgaaaaccgcgtaaatttaaaaaaaacgcgttgatgaaaaccgcgtaaatttcaaaatccgcgtaaaaaaacctgagtgtactctcctatataaaatactacgctgctgaacagtgcaataactacagaagcacgttgtcagatgccttactgataaaaaacatataaccgaaatatgaaacatgaaaaccaataggctctttaccctatgcagctacaaagcgccgtaaacatgggtTAACACGTTACagcgcacacgcatgcataaaaataaatatatttttttcaaacgcaacactcttaagcagcacacaccgtattgaattaaatccaaaccaccccacccacccactttgcaaatcattctgtgacagaTGCTGGTActcgaaaaatccgcacacggccaccgctgccgataatgcatagcgtctaccgcttattgtagtgcccagacgctgcagccatgatcttacccgttcgacataagaacaaaaactgattcaaacgtgtacgcgtcacctctatttataaactaaccgtatatggtttagtcacttaggtgcgagtgtgtgcaaatgccaacgttaccgaaaatcgatagcgcttattgcatcgcccggagacgatgttgctcgtatgggatattagcaacaactgatttaaacggagatgcgtcgcttctatttatgacttttcgtgtttcattgagcaactaagctgcccttttctgacggctgtgtctgagaaatctgcctcacgaatggtaattttcccgtttttcgtgaactttttaattttaccaatttccaaaagtctacttttattggggagatattaaattattaccaatatttaagttaggtgtttctgaatcggttggtgtatgaatgattaaaatccatctagtaatatcggagttataagcgtgcaaaccttacatagtttcgttacatgggagatagtttagattttagaatgacacctagccccagatagtggagtaagacatttttaatgtcaaaacacTAAAAACCTCTGATTATCAAGAGTGATGCTTCTATCAGAGTGCTATGGCCTGCCCAATTGTTCAATAGCCCATAGCACAGGAAAGATAGACAAAGATAGTTTACACTTatgtgtttttatcagttttcaataataatgcaatataacgaaaatatctacaaatttcattttcactgctaactgaaaatgtccctggcagcactgctccagcggaatcCTTTCAGACTAATATCAATAACTGCAATGCTATAGATAATACAACCGTAAGCGCATACATGAATGGTTATACTCCTAGTTACTAGCCTTatctatttttgtgaacaaatcttgCCTGAAACAAACACCAATAGTCACTCCGCCAGAACGGTGATCCTTGTTACTAAATTTCACGCAATCCA carries:
- the LOC131687820 gene encoding uncharacterized protein LOC131687820, whose amino-acid sequence is MIFRLFGVPEIMLTDNGSQFVSKTFKSLLEAYQVSHWLTPAFHPQVNNTERVNRVITTALRATLKKGHNHWADDVQEIANAIRNAVHDSTKYSPYFVVFGWNKISDGREHGYVRDNYQPSADDDNSVSDRRKKLFEEVRTNLTMAYQKHAKTYNLRSNAKCASYIVGEKVLKQTFDLSDKGKGFCKKLAPKYESAVVRKVLGSNTYELVDLAGKDLGSTSLIG